The genomic segment TGACCAGGCCAAAAGTAGCGGCCCCAATGCCAACAAGGATGATGCGCTCATCGCGGATAAATGACGTGAGAGTCATCTTTTTTGATGCTGAAAAACGGCCCTATGAAGCATGGTCGCCTATCGATACATAAGCATTGAGCTTTCGCGTGTGGGAAACTCTCAAGGCACACAGCTGTACGGAGTATGTAGCTTGTAACGATGGATGCTCGGAGCTCAAGCCAAAGCATCCATGGGTTCTGCCTTGCGCCACCGCCCAGTCAATCCCCACCATCCCGATAAGATAAGCCAACCGTCCCGCTCAAAAAATTTGGGCAAGTGCGAGGACCGATTTGCTTTTTGATGGAGTTTGCTCGTACCTCAGCGACAACAACGCCGAGTATCATTTACGCCCGACAAAATGGCCGGCTCGCAACTCAAGCGGCTCAAAGCCTCCCTGAGGGAGCAGGGAATCACTGGTCCTCAGAAGTCTAAGAAGCAGAAACGCCAATTCGCGCAGGACGAAAAGGCCAAGACTGACAAGCGTCTTCAAAGAGGTGCTGCGCTGGGACAAATCAGAGAACAATTCAACCCCTTTGACCTGAAGCACAACCCACGAGGACCCAAATTCGATGTTACAACCAACAGGCCTCAGACTGGAGCCGCAGCGAGAGGAGTCAATGGCCGTCCTACCGAGGCCAAGTCTCTGGGCGAGCAGAGGGTAAGACTACACTACCGCTCCTGCGCAGCACTTTGCGATGCTAATAAATCTGATAGCGCCGAGAGACACTTCTCGTCGAGATGCAGAAGCGCAACAAAGTCGGCGGTATTCTTGATCGTCGATTCGGTGAAAACGACCCCTCCTTGGCCGAGGAAGACAAAATGCTCGAACGTTTCGCCCGCGAAAAGCAGAGGTCACGCAAGAAGACATCGCTATTCGATCTCGAGGAAGCCGAACCACTGGGCGAATTGACACACATGGGTCAGGCTCTCAACTTTGAGCACCATCCGAATATGGCCGACGATTTCGACGAGGACGACCTTGGCTCAGACGACGACAGCGACTCCTCCCTTTCCGCGAAGAAAAAGCTCAAGCGCCTGCGCGAAGCTGGTTTCGGTGAAGACGAAGAGGGAGCGGTTGACGAGCCGGACAGGAAAAAGTCCAAGAAGGAGGTCATGGAAGAAGTCATTGCGAAATCGAAGATGCATAAGTACGAGCGACAGATTGCCAAGGACGAGGATGAGGACCTGCGAATGCAATTGGACAAGGAGCTGCCAAACCTCCACGCTCTCCTCATGGCTCATGGAAAATCGGATGCGCAGAATAAGGATGAGGGTGGCAAGTTGATTGCTGGAGTTGACAAGGCAACTTTCGATAAGGAATTCGATTTGCGCCTGAAGAAGCTCGTTCAGGACCGCCGTGCAGCCCCAACAGAGCGCACAAAGACCGACGAGGAATTGGTGGAAGAGGAATCCAAGAGGCTGAAGGAGCTCGAAGAGAAGCGCTTAAAGAGAATGAACGGCGAAGCTGTCTCTTCCGACGAAGAAAGCGAGGAGGATGAAGAGATGGAGGATCAACCTGCCGAAGATCCTGCTTTCCAGTGGCTTcctgaggaggaggaagaggatttCGGTCTCGGAAAGGGCATCAAGACCAAGACCCGCCCGACGGCGACAGAGCTCGGCTTTGACGATGAAGACGACTTCCTCATTGAGGACGATTTGATTGCCAGCGGTTCGGACCTGGAGCCTATCGAGAGCGAAGAGGAAGAAtcggaggaagaggaggaataTCAAGGCGACGATTCCGAAGACGAGGAATTCACCAAAGGTCTGCTCAACGAGGAGGAAGCGAAGAGCTCTGTGTTTGCAAACCCTGGTGGACAAGGAGGCGCGGAACTCGACAGCTCTGAGCTGCCTTACACTTTCCCATGTCCGCAGAGCTACGATGAACTCTCGGCGCTGGCACAGAAGTACCCTAGCGATAAGCTGCCTACCATCGTGCAGCGTATCCGAGCTTTGTACCATCCGAAGCTGAACAGCGCGAACAAGGAGAAGCTCGGCAAGTTTGCTCAGGCGCTTGTGGACATGATCGGTCACGGCCCACGGACCAACAGCAGCCCATCTTTCCAAGTGCTGGAGAGTTTGGTACGACACATCCACTCCCTCGCTAAGATGTTCCCCGTCGACATTGCCAACCAGTACCGTTCCCATCTTGAGGAGATCAGCCAACAACGCCCTCTCGCAGTGCATGTTGGCGACCTGACACTACTGACTGCTATCGGATCGACATTCCCTACATCAGATCACTTCCACCAGGTCGCAACTCCTGCTATGCTTACCATCGGGCGCTATCTCGGTGGTAAGATCCCTCAAACACTCAGCGACTATGCCACTGGTATTTACCTTTCGACCTTGGCAGTCCAGTATCAGCAGTTCTCGAAGCGCTACGTTCCAGAGGTCATGAGTTTCTCTCTCAACACCCTGTGTGCTTTGGCTCCCTCAGCAGTCTCGAAGCTTTCTGGCAACTTCCCTCTTCATGAGCCTGCAGCGGATATTCGCGTCGCAAACGCGCGGAAGACGGAGCTCCGACAGCTCTCTCCGGCTGACTGTGCCAAGTTAGAGGTGAGCGGTGCGGAAGCTGAATCCAAGAAAATTGCCCTGTTGAGCACAACTCTTCAGCTTTTGGGTGCTGCTGCAGACACCTGGACTGGAAAGCCTGCTTTCAATGAGACGTTCCAGCCAGCACTTGACATTGTGGCTCACCTGAGCAGCAAGTCAAGCCGCTCGAAGTTCCCTGAGGCTCTCGGTGGACACCTCGCCAAGTCCAAGCTCAAGATGGAGCGCATGCTCAAGATTGCCCAGCTCTCAAAACGGCCGCTTGAGctgcaccaccaccgcccgcTTGCCATCAAGACATTCATCCCCAAGTTCGAGGACTCGTACGACCCAAACAAGCACTACGACCCGGATCGCGAGCGTGCGGAGATGGCCAAGTTGAAGAAGGAGCACAAGAAGGAGCGCAAGGGTGCCATGAGAGAACTGAGAAAGGATGCCCAGTTCATGGCCCGCGAGAACCTGCGTGcgaagaaggccaaggaCGAGGCGTACGAGAAGAAGTACAAGAGGCTCGTGGCGGAGATCCAGAACGAGGAGGGCAGGGAGGCGAATGCGTACGAGAGGGAGAAGGACGGCAGAAAGAGGGCCAGGAACCGGTAGACGGTTTGCGCTTCGGTCTTTTGTGTTACGGTATGAAAAAGTTGATGGGTGCTTTTCGGCATAGTTTATTCCCTTTTTTTGTATTCAATACCAGTAGAGGTAGAGGGGTGGAGAGCTCAGTCGTGGCTTCATATACATGATTAGGCAAAGGGCCATTAATCAAAATTCCACACCCAAACGAACCAGTCGGCAGACGGAGTGCCATTATAAAGCCCGGAGACACCAGCGTTCATGGCTCTGTCATACGGATGTGTGAGGTGATTCGAAGTCGTCCATATGAAGTGCATTTGTACAGTGTAACTAGCTAAATTTCCACCATCCATTGACTGCCTGGCCTGCCAGCTGACGTCGGTCCCACTCCAAGGTACCCCAGAACGTGCATCAACAAGCTCTTTCGACATCCCTCAAGTTCAACATTGCGATGAAGGCGGACTGCCACCATTATCACAGGTGTTCGTCTAAGAGGCCGCCCCGGTATAACGACTCAAGATCTCTCCAGCTGTTCACAAGCCGTGAATTCCCCAGCTCATAAGATCTGGATTCAACATACCAACACTGCGCCTCATAACACTGAAGAACCACCTACCAAGTCCACGCTTACACGGCCTCACTCACACCATTAAACAAACCCAATACCCAAGAACGCGAAAGCCTTGCGTTCAAAAACCAACCCCACACCTATACAAAACTTTCAGGTGGACAGGCCCTAGGGCAAATCCGCCACCATCCAGCAAGCCATGGCAGCCTCCGACGATGAAGACGACTACATGAACATGACCTTTGACGAACCAGCCGCCTCCACCAAAGCAAAATCCCAACCAGAAACCTCATTGCAGCGCCGCCAGCGCCTCAAACGCGAAGGCGAGATCCGCGGCCGGCCCAAGTCCAAGGAGGAGCTCGCGGCCGAGGAGGAAGCGGCGCGCGAAAAGGCGCTCTCGCGGTCCCTCCTCGAGACCGCGGCCGCCAAGAAGAGCAAGGGGTTCGCGATGATGGCCAAGATGGGCTTCAAGGCGGGCAGTGCGCTGGGTGCAGGTGCCGGGGCGACAGGCGGCTCTGGTGCTGGCAACGATGCCAGGACGGAGCCGATTGCCGTCGAGGTCAAGGCGGACCGGGGCGGTATCGGGATGGAGAGCGAGAGGAAGCGCAAGTTGAGGGAGGCGGCGGAGAGGATCGAGGAGGAGGTGAGGGAGGGGAAGAGGGTAAGGGTCGATCCGTTGGAGTATCGGGACCGGGTGAGGATGGAGAGGGAGGCGGCGAGGGTGCAGGCGCAGGTGTTTGCGGCGCAGCGGGTTTCGGAGAGGATggcggaggagaaggagggcgaggaggtGGCCGAGTCGCTGGTTGTCGAAGGGGCAGCGGAGGACGGCACCAGTCATCACGACGAGGGAGACGGCAAGAAGGacaagacgacgacgaaaaAGACGCGAGCGGCCGGCGCGGCGTCGAGACCGCTCAAGTCGATCAACGTCCTTTGGAGGGGTCTCGCCCGCCACCGCGAGGAAAAGGAGCGGGACCGCAGGATGAGGTATGATCTGGAGCAGAGCCTGTCGCGGCTGCCGACGTACGAGGACGACGATGAGGACGCCGACGACCGCACGGCGCTGGGCAAGAAGCAGGTTGTCTACGTCACCGCGGAGGACCTGGACGAGGAGGATCCCGAGCTTGACGAGTTCAACGAGCTGGAAGACGCTGAGAAGCTGCGGCGGCTGGTGGAGTATCTGAGGAGGGAGCATCGGTACTGTTTCTGGTGCAAGTACACGTATCCGGACGATGAGTTGGAGGGGTGTCCTGGTGTCACGGAAGAGGATCACGACTAGGTGGGAATGGAATTTTGCATGCATGGTATCATAGTATTGAGTGTCATTATAGTGTACAATATCTACATCTTGATGTTACAGAGAGGACTTGTGGCGTCTAGCCCCTGCCTTTGCGTGCCAATATATCGTACACGCCCATCTCCTTGGCCACCATCGACACCTGGCCCTTGGCCAGCTCACCAGCTTCTTGCATGTACGCCGTCTGCAAGTAAGACGAGTACTCCTCGCCACGCTGCTTGAGCGACATCTCGTCTAGAGTCAGAGTTCCTCCAATGGACTTCTGTCGGGTTTCGACGTGCGAGTCAATCTTGCGCTTAATGAGGCGAAGCTTCTGTCGCGCCTGCGTTGTCTCCCAGGCAAGACTTGTAGTCTCCATCATCATCTCGAGGGCCAACACCTCGGGCGGAGTGAAGTCGAAGACAGCCTTAAAAGCCTGGAGGGCAACGACGATGCCGATTTTGTCCTTTAGTCGGCGGAATGTGTGGAGGATCTTCCTCGCGATTTGCCCGTCGAGACCGTCTGGTTTGAACACAGACGCGAAGCGAACCATTTCTGCAAAAGTCTCGCGTGTAATTCTGGTTTCGTTGACGAGCTCGTCGCCTGCAATATTGTGCAGACGATTGGCACCAAGCATCTTCCACAATGCCATGAACGTGTAGGGATCAGGTTTGACCTGACGGTCATACACGAGAGTCTGGTACAGCTGGCGTGCCTCAGAGATGTTGCCGTTCTGTGAGTGGGACTCCAGCAACTGGTTCATCATGAAGGCGTCCGGGCTGATTTCTGCTTCTCTGAAAGCGTCCCATAACTTCGCTAAGTCGGCATGAAGACTTCGAAGGCGATAATTCTCCGCAAGTAGGGAAAACGTTTCGAGCGTGGCCTTGGGCATGGCAGCTGTATGAGATTTCACAGACACTTCGACTGTACGAACCGGCCCTTCCATGGTTGAAAGTCGACGACGATTCTCGACAAACTCCACGCGAGCATCGATCATTTGCCATGCCAACTTGTCCGCCTTCTCCAAATTGTCGGCGCCACCTGACCTTTGCCAGGCACCAATAAGCCCATTCACCTGAATGCTGGCCGCTTCGATGCCCTTAAACCGCATGAATTCGAAGACGCTATGCGCTCCATCGAGGTCTCCAGCACCGATAAGTCGCTTCAGCCATTTTCCGAAAAAGAATTTGTTGCCGATTTGAGAAGGCAATCGGTCTCGTCCACTCAGCTCGACCGTACTAGAGCTCATCATATCGACGAAGGCTTGCAAAGCGTATTCCGTTTGTCCAGTCGTTAGGAAGAAAGAGATCACCTGGTCGTAGTCCTCGAGCCCCATTGAAGAGCCAAGAAGGTCCCTCATTCGACGGTATGCGTCCCAGGCCTTTATCCTTGGCTCCGCGTTCGGATTTGTTGCACAACTCCTAATGTACGGCAACAGAATGCGTGGATCGAGTTGGCGCTCGAGAAGCTTGTTCACCGCGCGTTCTCCCTGCACAAGATCACCTTGTTGGCAGAACATGCGCACTCCAAGCTCCCAAAACTCCTTGAAGGTATCTGCGCCACTGTCGCCGAGGGTGGACATACATCGCTTCCAGTTATCGATGGCCTTGGCCTCCCATCCGTCCACGAACATGGCTTCGACTGTGACAAGCTGTTGCGAAGGGCTCAAAGCAACCTTCGCCTCGCTCATGTCTCTTGCTAGCAGCGAAAGATATGTGAGACGGCTTGGGTTTTTCGCATCGTCAAGCGACAGAATGTCCCACAGAAGGTTCCAAACGTCTTGAGGAACATGCGCCCAAGCCTTGGCTAGAGATTGCCTCGCCGCGCCGTACGTCTTCCACACCGTCTGGGCAGTCTTTGCCGTAACATCCTCACCTCGTCGCATCTCTTTAGTCGTTCGGGAGAGGAGCGTGTTCAATCGTACTATCCGTTTTCGCTGGTTGAAGCTCCACACTTTCTCGGGGATCTGCGGAATTGGGGGTTGCTTCTTCCGTTGTGAGGGGTCCACGCGAGCAGTCGCCTGTATGACGCCCAGTGTTGCCGCGTGGTTCTTGTAATCGAATTGACTGACATCGAATCCTCTTGCCTCGAATTGGCTTTCTAAGTCTTTGATGTATGCGTTCAAGCTCTCCAATGTGTCTTCGGGGTTCCTGGCATTCCCGAGCTTGTCTTCGAAATCTTTCGCAATCGAGTCGACATCGTTGATTCCCAAAGCACCCAAGCCGCCCTCATTCTGAAAACGAGAGAGCGTGCGCCGCATATCAGCCGCAAAAGTCTGGTTCAGTTCCTTCTTCAGATCGTCTACGCCACCCATAGATTCTTTGAAAGCATCCTCGTCCCCCAGCCGCTCAATCTGGCCGGATTCACCCTTCTCgaagaactttataataggctcGTCGGTTCTTTTTTGCATTAGTTCCTTGAGAAGGTCGGCGGCTGCTCTGCTCGGATCGGCATCGGTTTGGGTGGAGGGCGTCGGAGAAGATTTGCGCTGTGCGTTCTGAGCACCTGGTCGAGGCTTGACTCCTAGTTGAGCAATACGGGAGCTATGTCGAATCGCCCATGGCGGCGGGGCAGAAGAGCCCAAAGTTGACTGGCATGACTGGCAAATGAATGTGTTTCGACATGCTATGTCACGAAAAAAAGTTCTATGAGACATAAGGAGAGGCGAAGTTGGTCAACATAAAGGAGAAAGCGAAGAAAATGGGCGCTTCAAGCAAGAGAGGAAGCTCATGGCACGTAGAGAAACGGGTCAGATTTTTTGATGGACCCTGAACCTAGGTGCACCTGCATCTGCGCGTCGCGAATCATTAAGAGCTTATCTTATCAGAGACATCTGTATTCCCTTTACCGCCTACCACTTGTAACAGATTCTGCGGTCATATCCCGGCAGAAAAAGATAATTTTCTAGATCCCACCTTcgtctactcttttttttctggcCGCGGATATCACCAGCACCCAAACGACCCACGGCAAAAATGGCGTCCGCTCCCGAGTACCTGCGGTTCACAGGACACAGGTCCTTTGCGCAGCGACTAATCATATCAACTCTGACTGGTCGGCCAGTTCACATCTCTAAGATTCGCAGCTCGTCGCCGACACACCCCGGTCTTGCGCCCCACGAGATTTCATTCCTCCGACTACTGGAAGCCGTCACCAATGGTAGCTCTATGCAAATTTCGTACACCGGTACGACCATCACGTACCACCCCGGTCTGATCACTGGAACGATGGCTGGCTTTGGCGCATCCGACGGCGACGTCATCGAGCACAACCTCCCCGCAAACAACAATCGCGGCGTCACCTACTTCCTCCTCCCAATCTGCCTCCTCGCGCCATTCTCGAAGGCGCACGTCAACATCCGATTCACTGGCCCGGGTGTCATCACATCTGCGACTGAGACCGGCGATATCTCTGTCGACTCCTTCCGCACAGCCATCCTACCACTCTTTGGGCTCTTCGGTATCCCGCCTGCGCGAATTGAGCTGAGAGTGCTGTCGCGATCCTGCCCTGGAAAGAATGGTAGAGGTGGCGGTGGTGTCGTTGAGCTCCGGTTCGCAAGCCAGGTCCGACTCCCGAAAACGTTGCACCTAAACCGCAATCCCGGCAAGATAAGGAGGATACGAGGAGTCGCATACTGTACGGGAGTCTCAGCGTCCAACAACAGCAGAATGATTCACTCGGCAAGAGAGGTCCTTAATGCTCTCGTTTCAGACATTCATATCGCAGCGCAGTACGATACAGCACCTCTTATCACGGCGGCCGACAAGTCAAAGACACGAACAGGCATCGGCTTCGGTCTCAGTTTAGTGGCTGAGTCGAGCTCTGTCGGTGTTCTCTACTCGGCAGATGTAGTAGCGCCACCTGTTGGCGGCGTAGTGCCTGAAGATATTGGCAAAAATTGTGCCTATCAACTGCTGGAAACCATTGCGCAAGGTGGATGTGTCAGCAAAGCATCGGCCAGCACCGTCATGACGTTGATGGCTATGGGATCTGAAGATGTAGGAAGATTGAGGATAGGAAGGGATGTCA from the Colletotrichum lupini chromosome 3, complete sequence genome contains:
- a CDS encoding Nop14-like family protein — encoded protein: MAGSQLKRLKASLREQGITGPQKSKKQKRQFAQDEKAKTDKRLQRGAALGQIREQFNPFDLKHNPRGPKFDVTTNRPQTGAAARGVNGRPTEAKSLGEQRRRETLLVEMQKRNKVGGILDRRFGENDPSLAEEDKMLERFAREKQRSRKKTSLFDLEEAEPLGELTHMGQALNFEHHPNMADDFDEDDLGSDDDSDSSLSAKKKLKRLREAGFGEDEEGAVDEPDRKKSKKEVMEEVIAKSKMHKYERQIAKDEDEDLRMQLDKELPNLHALLMAHGKSDAQNKDEGGKLIAGVDKATFDKEFDLRLKKLVQDRRAAPTERTKTDEELVEEESKRLKELEEKRLKRMNGEAVSSDEESEEDEEMEDQPAEDPAFQWLPEEEEEDFGLGKGIKTKTRPTATELGFDDEDDFLIEDDLIASGSDLEPIESEEEESEEEEEYQGDDSEDEEFTKGLLNEEEAKSSVFANPGGQGGAELDSSELPYTFPCPQSYDELSALAQKYPSDKLPTIVQRIRALYHPKLNSANKEKLGKFAQALVDMIGHGPRTNSSPSFQVLESLVRHIHSLAKMFPVDIANQYRSHLEEISQQRPLAVHVGDLTLLTAIGSTFPTSDHFHQVATPAMLTIGRYLGGKIPQTLSDYATGIYLSTLAVQYQQFSKRYVPEVMSFSLNTLCALAPSAVSKLSGNFPLHEPAADIRVANARKTELRQLSPADCAKLEVSGAEAESKKIALLSTTLQLLGAAADTWTGKPAFNETFQPALDIVAHLSSKSSRSKFPEALGGHLAKSKLKMERMLKIAQLSKRPLELHHHRPLAIKTFIPKFEDSYDPNKHYDPDRERAEMAKLKKEHKKERKGAMRELRKDAQFMARENLRAKKAKDEAYEKKYKRLVAEIQNEEGREANAYEREKDGRKRARNR
- a CDS encoding G-patch domain-containing protein, coding for MAASDDEDDYMNMTFDEPAASTKAKSQPETSLQRRQRLKREGEIRGRPKSKEELAAEEEAAREKALSRSLLETAAAKKSKGFAMMAKMGFKAGSALGAGAGATGGSGAGNDARTEPIAVEVKADRGGIGMESERKRKLREAAERIEEEVREGKRVRVDPLEYRDRVRMEREAARVQAQVFAAQRVSERMAEEKEGEEVAESLVVEGAAEDGTSHHDEGDGKKDKTTTKKTRAAGAASRPLKSINVLWRGLARHREEKERDRRMRYDLEQSLSRLPTYEDDDEDADDRTALGKKQVVYVTAEDLDEEDPELDEFNELEDAEKLRRLVEYLRREHRYCFWCKYTYPDDELEGCPGVTEEDHD
- a CDS encoding pentatricopeptide repeat domain-containing protein encodes the protein MIRDAQMQLPLLLEAPIFFAFSFMLTNFASPYSCQSTLGSSAPPPWAIRHSSRIAQLGVKPRPGAQNAQRKSSPTPSTQTDADPSRAAADLLKELMQKRTDEPIIKFFEKGESGQIERLGDEDAFKESMGGVDDLKKELNQTFAADMRRTLSRFQNEGGLGALGINDVDSIAKDFEDKLGNARNPEDTLESLNAYIKDLESQFEARGFDVSQFDYKNHAATLGVIQATARVDPSQRKKQPPIPQIPEKVWSFNQRKRIVRLNTLLSRTTKEMRRGEDVTAKTAQTVWKTYGAARQSLAKAWAHVPQDVWNLLWDILSLDDAKNPSRLTYLSLLARDMSEAKVALSPSQQLVTVEAMFVDGWEAKAIDNWKRCMSTLGDSGADTFKEFWELGVRMFCQQGDLVQGERAVNKLLERQLDPRILLPYIRSCATNPNAEPRIKAWDAYRRMRDLLGSSMGLEDYDQVISFFLTTGQTEYALQAFVDMMSSSTVELSGRDRLPSQIGNKFFFGKWLKRLIGAGDLDGAHSVFEFMRFKGIEAASIQVNGLIGAWQRSGGADNLEKADKLAWQMIDARVEFVENRRRLSTMEGPVRTVEVSVKSHTAAMPKATLETFSLLAENYRLRSLHADLAKLWDAFREAEISPDAFMMNQLLESHSQNGNISEARQLYQTLVYDRQVKPDPYTFMALWKMLGANRLHNIAGDELVNETRITRETFAEMVRFASVFKPDGLDGQIARKILHTFRRLKDKIGIVVALQAFKAVFDFTPPEVLALEMMMETTSLAWETTQARQKLRLIKRKIDSHVETRQKSIGGTLTLDEMSLKQRGEEYSSYLQTAYMQEAGELAKGQVSMVAKEMGVYDILARKGRG
- a CDS encoding 18S rRNA biogenesis protein RCL1, whose product is MASAPEYLRFTGHRSFAQRLIISTLTGRPVHISKIRSSSPTHPGLAPHEISFLRLLEAVTNGSSMQISYTGTTITYHPGLITGTMAGFGASDGDVIEHNLPANNNRGVTYFLLPICLLAPFSKAHVNIRFTGPGVITSATETGDISVDSFRTAILPLFGLFGIPPARIELRVLSRSCPGKNGRGGGGVVELRFASQVRLPKTLHLNRNPGKIRRIRGVAYCTGVSASNNSRMIHSAREVLNALVSDIHIAAQYDTAPLITAADKSKTRTGIGFGLSLVAESSSVGVLYSADVVAPPVGGVVPEDIGKNCAYQLLETIAQGGCVSKASASTVMTLMAMGSEDVGRLRIGRDVIGTEEMVGLARDLRTFGASSWGLRDVEDDESNDILVSVKGSGVGNVGRKIA